One genomic segment of Mycolicibacterium psychrotolerans includes these proteins:
- a CDS encoding aromatic ring-hydroxylating oxygenase subunit alpha, with protein sequence MPVTRPGDWLDPASGVGLGLDDVQLGTFNTNIATDRYTCPEYAAREREAIWKRTWQIAGRVDDLPKPGDWKKYEILDQSFLIVRGKDEKLRGFVNACRHRGNALCIAETGNAKRGFLCQYHLWSYDLDGRLKGILRENLAGPIDKTENSLLSVSVDTFAGFIFLNPDPDAESLHEFLGDDVVDLLEPYHIEQFTTVMDVTEAIECNWKVVMDAFEEGYHINGIHPQLLQVLHINPKTARYRFFDNHSVAMAPFEVAGASEQEQVEGMLALPETFPGTVAVIPRFQELLAPYQDDNGKGTFPDGVTPRALLQQATREVLTGMGLDVSDLTDSQMVDNQGWVLFPNYFMTVRAGECHVIMARPHPDGDPNRCIWHVASYMFVPQEFRDAVRAEAIVVDTPGSHKYFEALQQDYEQMPRQQKGLRNDRLDHMTLVKEEVVIAHFHSVVDRHMSNAAKR encoded by the coding sequence ATGCCAGTAACCCGTCCCGGAGATTGGCTAGACCCTGCGTCAGGTGTCGGCCTGGGTTTGGACGATGTCCAACTCGGAACGTTCAACACGAACATTGCGACCGACCGCTACACGTGTCCGGAATACGCTGCGCGTGAGCGGGAGGCGATCTGGAAAAGGACATGGCAAATCGCCGGGCGGGTCGATGATCTGCCCAAGCCCGGTGACTGGAAGAAGTACGAGATCCTCGACCAGTCCTTCCTCATCGTGCGTGGGAAGGACGAGAAGCTCCGCGGCTTCGTCAACGCCTGCAGGCACCGCGGTAACGCGCTCTGCATCGCAGAAACCGGAAACGCCAAGCGGGGCTTCCTCTGCCAGTACCACCTGTGGTCCTACGACCTGGACGGCAGGTTGAAGGGCATCCTGCGCGAGAACCTCGCCGGTCCGATCGACAAGACCGAGAACTCACTGCTGTCGGTGTCGGTGGACACCTTCGCCGGTTTCATCTTCCTCAACCCCGATCCCGACGCCGAGTCGCTGCATGAGTTCTTGGGCGACGATGTGGTGGACTTATTGGAGCCCTACCACATCGAACAGTTCACCACCGTCATGGATGTCACCGAGGCCATTGAGTGCAACTGGAAAGTTGTCATGGACGCCTTCGAAGAGGGCTACCACATCAACGGCATCCACCCCCAGTTGCTGCAAGTGCTGCATATCAATCCGAAGACGGCGCGGTACCGGTTCTTCGATAACCACAGCGTCGCAATGGCACCGTTCGAGGTCGCCGGTGCCAGTGAGCAAGAACAGGTCGAAGGAATGCTGGCGCTGCCGGAAACGTTCCCTGGGACCGTCGCGGTGATCCCGCGGTTCCAGGAACTTCTTGCGCCCTATCAGGACGACAACGGAAAAGGCACCTTCCCCGATGGCGTCACCCCCCGCGCCCTGCTGCAACAGGCAACCCGCGAGGTGCTGACCGGGATGGGACTCGACGTCAGCGACCTGACCGACAGTCAAATGGTCGATAACCAGGGCTGGGTGCTGTTTCCCAACTACTTCATGACCGTGCGGGCCGGTGAATGCCACGTCATCATGGCCAGGCCGCATCCTGACGGTGACCCGAACCGCTGCATCTGGCATGTGGCCAGCTACATGTTTGTGCCGCAGGAGTTTCGCGATGCCGTGCGCGCCGAGGCGATTGTGGTGGATACGCCGGGCAGCCACAAGTACTTCGAAGCACTGCAACAGGATTACGAACAGATGCCACGCCAACAGAAAGGGCTGCGCAATGACCGCCTCGACCACATGACGCTGGTCAAGGAGGAAGTCGTGATCGCCCACTTCCACTCCGTGGTCGACCGCCACATGTCCAACGCCGCAAAACGCTGA
- a CDS encoding TetR/AcrR family transcriptional regulator, whose translation MAERWTKERRTEHTREILLDAAEEVFARKGLTGAALEEIADAAGFTRGAIYSQFGAKEKLFLAVVDRQRQRFLDGFAEVMMSFHKPQDIDLDELAARWRQLSSGTDRAALGYELTLFLLRNPEARDRVAAQRLETVRALGEFISKNVARLGGILTIEAETLARVVLAANDGITLDSHIDGDDLYRPYLQLVISSIRTPQ comes from the coding sequence GTGGCTGAACGCTGGACCAAGGAACGCCGTACCGAGCACACACGCGAGATTTTGTTGGACGCCGCGGAAGAAGTTTTCGCCCGCAAGGGCTTGACCGGCGCAGCGCTCGAAGAGATAGCTGACGCCGCGGGTTTCACCCGCGGTGCCATCTACTCCCAGTTCGGCGCCAAGGAGAAACTGTTCCTTGCGGTCGTCGACCGCCAGCGTCAGCGGTTCCTCGACGGGTTCGCCGAAGTTATGATGTCCTTCCACAAACCTCAGGACATCGACCTCGACGAGTTGGCCGCGCGGTGGCGGCAATTGAGCAGCGGAACCGACCGGGCCGCGTTGGGGTATGAGTTGACGCTGTTCCTGTTGCGCAACCCCGAAGCCCGTGACCGTGTGGCCGCTCAACGCCTCGAAACAGTCCGCGCTCTCGGCGAATTCATCAGCAAGAACGTCGCCCGACTCGGGGGCATCCTCACCATCGAGGCCGAGACATTGGCCCGAGTCGTGCTGGCGGCCAATGACGGAATCACCCTCGACAGCCACATCGACGGCGACGACCTCTACCGCCCCTACCTCCAGCTCGTCATATCGAGCATCCGCACTCCGCAGTAG
- a CDS encoding amidohydrolase family protein, protein MNVDDLILVSIDDHVVEPPDMFLRHVPAKYKEEAPIVVTDDKGVDRWMYQGRPQGVSGLNAVVSWPAEEWGRDPAGFAEMRPGVYDVHERVRDMNRNGILASMCFPTFTGFSARHLNMTREDVTLVMVSAYNDWHIDEWAGSYPDRFIPIAILPTWNPEAMCAEIRRVAAKGCRAVTMPELPHLEGLPSYHDDEYWGPVFRTLSEENVVMCLHIGTGFGAISMAPNAPIDNLIILATQVSAMCAQDLLWGPAMRNYPDLKFAFSEGGIGWIPFYLDRSDRHYTNQKWLRRDFGDKLPSDVFREHSLACYVTDKTSLKLRYEIGIDIIAWECDYPHSDCFWPDAPEKVLAELNAAGASDSDINKITWENSCRFFSWDPFARTPRTEASVRALRAKGADVDVSIRSRAEWARRYAQKHLAESVSR, encoded by the coding sequence GTGAATGTCGACGACCTGATTCTGGTGAGCATCGACGACCATGTGGTGGAGCCGCCCGACATGTTCCTGCGCCACGTCCCGGCGAAGTACAAGGAGGAGGCGCCGATCGTCGTCACCGACGACAAGGGCGTCGACCGGTGGATGTATCAGGGACGTCCGCAGGGGGTCAGTGGCCTGAACGCGGTGGTGTCCTGGCCTGCCGAGGAGTGGGGCCGCGATCCGGCCGGGTTCGCCGAGATGCGACCCGGGGTGTACGACGTGCACGAGCGCGTGCGGGACATGAACCGGAACGGCATCCTCGCCTCGATGTGCTTCCCGACGTTCACCGGCTTCTCTGCCCGCCACCTCAACATGACGCGCGAAGACGTCACCTTGGTCATGGTGTCGGCCTACAACGACTGGCACATCGACGAGTGGGCAGGCTCGTACCCGGACCGGTTCATTCCCATCGCAATCCTGCCGACGTGGAATCCCGAGGCGATGTGCGCCGAGATCCGCCGGGTGGCGGCCAAGGGCTGTCGTGCGGTGACGATGCCGGAACTGCCCCACCTGGAAGGGCTTCCGAGCTACCACGACGACGAGTACTGGGGCCCGGTGTTCCGCACCCTGTCCGAGGAGAACGTGGTGATGTGCCTGCACATCGGCACCGGGTTCGGGGCGATCAGCATGGCTCCCAACGCCCCCATCGACAATCTGATCATCCTGGCGACCCAGGTGTCGGCGATGTGCGCGCAGGATCTGTTGTGGGGGCCGGCGATGCGCAACTATCCCGATCTGAAGTTCGCGTTCTCCGAAGGCGGGATCGGGTGGATCCCGTTCTATCTCGATCGCAGTGACCGGCACTACACCAACCAGAAGTGGCTGCGTCGCGACTTCGGCGACAAGCTGCCCAGCGACGTCTTCCGCGAGCACTCGCTGGCCTGTTACGTCACCGATAAGACGTCGCTGAAGCTGCGCTACGAGATCGGTATCGACATCATCGCCTGGGAGTGCGACTACCCGCATTCGGACTGTTTCTGGCCCGATGCACCGGAGAAGGTGCTTGCCGAACTGAACGCCGCAGGCGCGTCGGACTCGGACATCAACAAGATCACCTGGGAGAACTCCTGCAGGTTCTTCAGCTGGGACCCCTTCGCCCGCACACCGAGAACTGAGGCGAGCGTGCGGGCTCTGCGGGCCAAGGGCGCCGACGTCGACGTGTCGATCCGGTCACGGGCCGAATGGGCGCGACGCTACGCGCAAAAGCATCTGGCGGAATCGGTCAGCCGATGA
- a CDS encoding LuxR C-terminal-related transcriptional regulator translates to MGVRVLVATEIRLYRDGVAEALRRFDDVELVVTAATGAAAVLAGKRAECDVVLLDMVLGDSTDTVVSLLTARPNLKVVALGVPEDGPELVACAEAGIAGYISRDASLAEVGDALRAAVRGEAPLSGLVAAGLLRHIALGASMGRIDTAAQQLTPREREVSQLLRTGMTNRQIARALDLQLSTVKNHVHNVLAKSGVTGRTQIQI, encoded by the coding sequence GTGGGCGTGAGAGTTTTGGTAGCCACAGAGATTCGGCTGTACCGCGACGGGGTGGCGGAAGCGTTACGGCGATTCGACGACGTCGAGTTGGTCGTGACGGCAGCAACCGGTGCCGCGGCGGTGCTTGCCGGAAAGCGCGCTGAATGTGATGTCGTCCTGCTGGACATGGTGCTCGGCGACAGTACGGATACGGTCGTCTCGCTGCTGACGGCGCGACCGAATCTGAAGGTGGTGGCGCTCGGTGTTCCCGAAGACGGACCCGAGCTCGTTGCCTGCGCCGAAGCGGGTATCGCAGGTTACATTTCGCGCGACGCAAGCCTGGCCGAGGTCGGCGATGCGCTTCGCGCCGCAGTTCGCGGCGAAGCGCCGCTGTCCGGCCTCGTGGCCGCAGGCCTACTGAGACACATCGCGCTGGGCGCATCCATGGGAAGGATCGACACCGCCGCCCAGCAACTGACACCCCGCGAGCGGGAGGTCAGCCAGCTGTTGCGCACCGGGATGACGAACCGCCAGATCGCGAGGGCGCTCGACCTGCAGCTCAGCACGGTCAAGAATCACGTACACAACGTGTTGGCCAAAAGTGGCGTGACGGGTCGCACCCAGATCCAGATCTAG
- a CDS encoding phage tail sheath family protein, translating into MPVQLSYPGVYVEEIASGVRTITGVATSITAFVGRAQRGSTSEPVTVNSFGDFEREFGGLWKGSNLGFSVRDFFLNGGGTAVVVRLFRHHAGDKDNTALAADTLDLVAANEGEWGNQLRARVDHDTREADPELDETATSLFNLYVRDGITGAVEEHRNVVVTPVDHPRFVTKVLENESRLVRVSAPGAARPAKSVGTVDPGKTIWDDNTAPTNYVVTTGKATDGDPLSAAQFTGAGMEVNKQGLYRLEMMDLFNLLVIPPYKTDATVDNSVVTAADTYCQKRRAVQIVDPLPTWDQTAKVVTAASTGFDSVLGTNGRNAAVYFPRLKQPNPLKDNQIETFAPSGVVAGVIAKTDAARGVWKAPAGLDATLSGVPQLSVPLTDPEIGQLNPLGVNCLRAMPGVGRVCWGARTLRGSDRLADPWKYLPVRRTALFIEESLYRGTQWVVFEPNDEPLWAQIRLNVGTFMNNLFRQGAFQGSTPREAYLVKCDRETTTQADIDLGIVNIHVGFAPLKPAEFVVIRLQQLAGQTAV; encoded by the coding sequence ATGCCGGTTCAACTGAGTTACCCCGGGGTCTACGTGGAGGAGATTGCTAGCGGGGTGCGCACCATCACCGGGGTGGCGACGTCCATCACCGCGTTCGTGGGCCGCGCCCAGCGGGGCAGCACCTCCGAGCCGGTCACCGTCAACAGTTTCGGTGACTTCGAGCGCGAGTTCGGCGGTCTGTGGAAAGGCAGCAACCTCGGCTTCTCGGTGCGTGACTTCTTTCTGAACGGCGGCGGCACGGCCGTGGTCGTACGGCTGTTCCGGCACCACGCTGGCGACAAGGACAACACGGCACTGGCTGCCGACACGCTCGACCTCGTCGCCGCGAACGAAGGCGAGTGGGGCAATCAACTGCGCGCCAGGGTCGATCACGACACCCGCGAAGCCGATCCCGAACTGGATGAGACAGCGACTTCGCTGTTCAACCTGTACGTCCGGGACGGCATCACCGGCGCCGTCGAGGAGCACCGCAATGTCGTGGTGACGCCCGTCGATCATCCGCGATTCGTCACGAAGGTGCTGGAGAACGAATCACGGCTGGTTCGGGTGAGCGCGCCGGGTGCGGCGCGGCCCGCGAAGAGCGTCGGTACGGTCGATCCCGGTAAGACGATCTGGGACGACAACACTGCGCCTACCAACTACGTCGTCACGACGGGCAAGGCGACCGACGGCGATCCGCTGTCCGCCGCTCAGTTCACCGGCGCCGGTATGGAGGTGAACAAGCAGGGCCTGTACCGGCTGGAGATGATGGATCTGTTCAACCTGCTCGTCATCCCGCCGTACAAGACCGACGCCACCGTGGACAACTCGGTCGTGACCGCCGCCGACACCTATTGCCAGAAGCGGCGCGCGGTCCAGATCGTCGATCCGCTGCCGACCTGGGACCAGACGGCGAAGGTGGTGACCGCCGCGAGCACCGGCTTCGACTCGGTCCTTGGCACGAACGGGCGTAACGCCGCGGTGTACTTCCCGCGTCTGAAGCAACCGAACCCTTTGAAGGACAACCAGATCGAGACCTTCGCTCCGTCCGGGGTGGTGGCAGGCGTGATCGCCAAGACCGACGCGGCGCGTGGGGTCTGGAAGGCCCCTGCCGGGTTGGACGCCACCCTGTCCGGCGTACCGCAACTGAGCGTTCCGCTCACCGACCCCGAGATCGGCCAGCTGAACCCGTTGGGCGTGAACTGCCTTCGTGCCATGCCGGGCGTGGGACGCGTCTGTTGGGGTGCCCGTACGCTACGGGGCTCGGACCGGTTGGCCGACCCATGGAAGTACCTCCCGGTAAGACGAACCGCGCTGTTCATCGAGGAGTCGCTGTACCGCGGTACGCAGTGGGTGGTCTTCGAACCCAACGACGAACCGCTGTGGGCGCAGATCCGGCTCAACGTCGGCACGTTCATGAACAATCTCTTCCGGCAGGGCGCCTTCCAGGGCAGCACTCCTAGGGAGGCATACCTGGTCAAATGCGATCGGGAGACCACCACGCAGGCCGACATCGACCTCGGCATCGTCAACATCCACGTCGGGTTCGCGCCACTGAAGCCGGCCGAGTTCGTTGTGATCCGCCTGCAGCAGCTGGCCGGACAGACCGCGGTGTAA
- a CDS encoding phage tail protein, translated as MAQFSVNASRFDPYKNFKFRVKWDGKYVAGVSKVSGLKRTTEVVEHREGGDPSTSRKSPGRIKYEAITLERGVTHDQGFEQWANKVWNFGSGLGAEVSLKNFRKDLIVELYNEAGQVVLAYKVFRAWVSEYQALPDLDANANAVAIQHLKLENEGWERDYDVVEPSEPSFSEP; from the coding sequence ATGGCACAGTTTTCGGTCAACGCGTCGCGCTTCGACCCCTATAAGAATTTCAAGTTCCGGGTGAAGTGGGACGGCAAGTATGTCGCAGGAGTCAGCAAGGTCAGCGGTCTCAAACGCACCACCGAGGTGGTCGAACACCGCGAAGGTGGCGACCCGTCGACGTCGCGAAAGTCGCCGGGCCGCATCAAGTACGAGGCGATCACCCTCGAACGCGGCGTCACCCACGACCAGGGATTCGAACAATGGGCGAACAAGGTATGGAACTTCGGCTCCGGCCTTGGTGCGGAGGTGTCGTTGAAGAACTTCCGCAAAGACCTGATCGTCGAGCTCTACAACGAAGCCGGACAGGTCGTGTTGGCGTACAAGGTGTTCCGGGCTTGGGTGTCGGAGTACCAGGCGCTTCCCGATCTCGATGCCAACGCCAACGCCGTCGCGATCCAGCACCTCAAGCTCGAGAACGAGGGCTGGGAACGCGACTATGACGTGGTCGAGCCTTCCGAGCCGTCATTCTCCGAGCCGTAA
- a CDS encoding DUF4255 domain-containing protein, producing the protein MSSQLALAAVSAVLRNLLDDGMVQAVPAMGAIKVTAIAPDAIKLDDPDLGPSLNLFLYRVSPNQGWQNGMLPAYGPNGGRTSNPPLALNLHLLLTAYGASDFQAEILLGYAMSILHEHPVLDRAMMHRALTPTALGPSILPPAFQALAASDLADQVEAVTLTLEPLDTEGMSRLWSAIQSHYRPTAAYIASVVLIEVKKPVSTGLPVLSRGPVDPVTGDDAGVFVHPDTQPPLPTLFTVSPPDKQLGARLGDKIRLDGVHLDGSSVDVLFAHPLLTEPRLVTVGTNDVSALIDVDLPTGGAAEQQWPAGIWTVTVRLLVPGETVPRITNGAAMMLAPEPVLSPAPTVARDAGTGRVTVTLGVRPEVRPSQTATLGLGTAVAPADARATAASTLTFQFGVVPDGQQWARLTVDGVESQLVDRTKTPPTFDPTQRIAVPA; encoded by the coding sequence ATGAGTAGCCAGCTCGCGCTGGCCGCCGTCAGCGCGGTCCTACGCAACCTGCTCGACGACGGCATGGTGCAGGCGGTGCCCGCGATGGGCGCGATCAAGGTGACCGCCATCGCCCCCGACGCGATCAAACTCGACGATCCCGACCTCGGGCCGAGCCTGAACCTGTTCCTCTACCGGGTCAGTCCCAATCAGGGCTGGCAGAACGGGATGCTGCCCGCCTATGGCCCGAACGGTGGCCGGACCAGCAACCCGCCGTTGGCGCTGAACCTGCACCTGCTGCTGACGGCATACGGTGCCAGTGACTTCCAGGCCGAGATTCTGCTGGGCTACGCGATGAGCATCTTGCACGAACACCCCGTGCTGGATCGCGCGATGATGCACCGCGCGCTGACCCCGACCGCGCTGGGGCCGTCGATCCTGCCGCCGGCCTTCCAGGCGCTGGCCGCATCCGACCTCGCCGATCAGGTCGAGGCGGTGACGTTGACTCTGGAACCGCTTGACACCGAAGGGATGTCGAGGCTTTGGTCGGCGATCCAGTCACACTACCGACCGACAGCAGCCTATATCGCCTCCGTGGTCCTGATCGAGGTGAAGAAACCAGTGAGTACGGGACTGCCTGTGCTCAGCCGCGGTCCCGTCGACCCGGTCACCGGCGACGATGCCGGGGTATTCGTGCACCCGGATACGCAACCGCCGCTTCCGACGTTGTTCACCGTCTCGCCGCCCGACAAGCAGCTGGGGGCGCGGCTCGGCGACAAGATCCGGCTCGACGGAGTCCATCTCGACGGTTCGTCCGTCGACGTGCTGTTCGCCCATCCGCTGCTTACTGAGCCTCGGCTGGTCACCGTCGGGACCAACGATGTGTCCGCCCTCATCGACGTCGACCTGCCGACGGGTGGCGCTGCCGAGCAGCAGTGGCCGGCCGGGATCTGGACGGTGACGGTACGGCTGCTGGTTCCGGGGGAGACGGTGCCCCGCATCACCAACGGCGCGGCCATGATGCTGGCGCCCGAACCCGTTCTGAGCCCCGCCCCGACGGTGGCCCGCGACGCGGGCACCGGACGTGTGACGGTGACCCTTGGCGTGCGTCCCGAAGTGCGGCCATCGCAGACCGCGACACTGGGGCTGGGCACTGCCGTGGCACCCGCTGATGCGCGCGCCACGGCCGCGTCGACGCTGACGTTCCAGTTCGGTGTGGTGCCGGACGGGCAACAATGGGCCCGGCTGACGGTCGACGGTGTCGAGAGCCAGCTCGTCGACCGGACCAAGACCCCGCCGACGTTCGATCCCACCCAACGGATCGCGGTGCCGGCATGA
- a CDS encoding ATP-binding protein, giving the protein MSVVNDVQPSAPSDAERGRPALLAEIDRLKTVLGGHLAELPVHPPPHPCAADGIADTLGLSPFERDVLLLAAAIELDSEAAQLVAACGGSSDGRPTLGLALAALPDAHWDAVSPERPLRRWRLVDLAGAGPLVTRTLVIDEHVLHCLTGIADTAGSLDGLALPPISPVVLMPSQRTAVEELARAAAALPGPVLLRVDGEDRDAAIAAAAAIAQRLGLTLLRVRDVKLADVDLSTAATLLDREAVMGARLVLTGDQRLLSQLGAPMVATTNPDVTDCGSRTVLAHTVNLAGATEQTERWGAALSGAWQADASLRRTAVDLAHHYRLPARSIDAIAAEWAAATDHSAGELQRLTRERARVGLGGLADRVEPRAGWDDLVVPEGLASLLRDLTNQVRGRSVVYEDWGFGSRSNRGFGISALFAGESGTGKTMAAEVIAAELGLDLYRIELSAVVSKYIGETEKNLRRVFDAAEIGGAVLLFDEADALFGRRGEVKDSHDRYANLEVAYLLQRMENYRGLAILTTNLRSNVDRAFLRRLRFAVQFPFPDQALRTEIWRKAFPPQTPTEGLDPAALAHLQIPGGSIHAIALSAAFAAAEQGTPVRPEHVLYAARVDYAKAERTLTDTEMRAVTGTVR; this is encoded by the coding sequence ATGAGCGTGGTGAACGACGTCCAGCCCTCCGCTCCGAGCGACGCCGAGCGGGGCAGGCCAGCACTACTCGCCGAGATCGATCGACTCAAGACGGTGCTCGGTGGCCACCTCGCAGAGTTGCCGGTACACCCGCCGCCACACCCGTGCGCTGCGGACGGAATCGCCGATACCCTCGGCTTGTCGCCGTTCGAACGCGACGTATTGCTACTGGCGGCCGCCATCGAACTCGACAGCGAGGCAGCCCAACTGGTGGCGGCGTGCGGCGGAAGCAGCGATGGCCGTCCGACCCTCGGGCTGGCCCTTGCGGCATTACCCGATGCGCACTGGGACGCGGTGTCGCCCGAACGCCCACTACGCCGCTGGCGGTTGGTCGATCTGGCCGGTGCAGGACCGCTGGTGACGCGGACGCTGGTGATCGACGAGCACGTGCTGCACTGCCTTACGGGCATCGCAGACACTGCAGGAAGCCTGGACGGGCTTGCGCTGCCGCCAATCTCACCCGTCGTGCTGATGCCCAGCCAGCGGACGGCGGTCGAGGAGCTCGCGCGGGCGGCGGCTGCGCTGCCCGGCCCGGTGCTGCTGCGCGTCGATGGCGAAGACCGCGATGCGGCGATCGCCGCCGCCGCGGCCATCGCGCAGCGGCTCGGCCTGACGCTGCTTCGGGTTCGGGATGTGAAGCTCGCCGATGTCGATCTCTCCACGGCCGCAACACTGCTCGACCGTGAGGCCGTGATGGGTGCTCGGCTGGTCCTCACCGGAGATCAGCGGCTGCTGTCGCAGCTCGGGGCGCCCATGGTCGCCACCACCAACCCGGACGTCACAGATTGCGGCTCTCGGACCGTGCTGGCCCACACCGTCAACCTTGCAGGGGCCACGGAGCAGACCGAGCGATGGGGTGCAGCGTTGTCGGGGGCGTGGCAGGCAGACGCATCGCTGCGCCGCACCGCCGTCGACCTGGCCCACCACTACCGGCTGCCTGCACGTTCCATCGACGCCATCGCCGCGGAGTGGGCCGCCGCCACCGACCACAGCGCAGGCGAACTGCAACGTCTGACGCGAGAGCGGGCTCGGGTCGGTCTCGGCGGGCTCGCCGACCGTGTCGAGCCCCGTGCCGGTTGGGACGACCTGGTCGTGCCCGAGGGGCTCGCCTCGCTGCTGCGCGACCTGACCAATCAGGTCCGGGGCCGCAGCGTCGTCTACGAGGACTGGGGTTTCGGGTCTCGGTCGAACCGCGGCTTCGGCATCAGCGCGCTGTTCGCGGGGGAGAGCGGCACCGGAAAGACCATGGCGGCCGAGGTGATCGCAGCAGAATTGGGCCTCGATCTGTACCGCATCGAACTGTCGGCGGTGGTGAGCAAGTACATCGGCGAGACCGAGAAGAATCTGCGCCGGGTGTTCGACGCCGCCGAAATCGGCGGCGCGGTACTGCTTTTCGACGAGGCCGACGCACTGTTCGGCCGCCGGGGCGAGGTCAAGGACAGCCACGACCGTTATGCCAATTTGGAAGTGGCATACCTGCTGCAACGGATGGAGAACTACCGCGGGCTGGCGATCCTTACCACCAATCTGCGGTCGAACGTGGACCGGGCGTTCCTGCGCCGGCTGCGCTTCGCCGTCCAGTTCCCCTTCCCGGATCAAGCGCTGCGCACCGAGATCTGGCGCAAGGCATTCCCGCCACAGACGCCGACCGAGGGCCTGGATCCGGCGGCGCTGGCCCACCTGCAGATCCCAGGCGGTTCCATTCACGCGATCGCGCTGTCCGCCGCATTCGCCGCGGCCGAACAGGGCACTCCGGTACGGCCCGAGCACGTTCTGTACGCGGCCAGAGTCGACTACGCCAAGGCCGAGCGCACGCTGACCGACACCGAGATGCGGGCCGTCACGGGGACGGTGCGATGA
- a CDS encoding LysM domain-containing protein — MPTDPIQALLGAGVVPSVAFPPTSRYAQVGVATYARVAAPGEEPVPVAFLRRRLAPSPERFALLYEYSCVERDRRDLVAAVQLSDPELWWRLADANGVIDPATMTIPVGRILRITNAENIIGPAL; from the coding sequence ATGCCGACCGACCCGATCCAGGCACTGCTGGGCGCCGGCGTGGTGCCCTCGGTGGCGTTCCCGCCAACATCGCGCTACGCGCAGGTTGGTGTCGCGACCTACGCGCGCGTCGCAGCTCCGGGTGAGGAGCCGGTGCCGGTCGCGTTCCTGCGCCGCCGGCTCGCCCCGTCCCCCGAACGTTTCGCCCTGCTCTACGAGTACAGCTGCGTCGAGCGCGACCGCCGTGACCTCGTCGCCGCGGTCCAGCTGAGCGACCCCGAACTGTGGTGGCGGCTCGCCGACGCCAACGGCGTCATCGACCCGGCCACCATGACGATCCCGGTCGGGCGGATCCTGCGAATCACCAATGCCGAGAACATCATCGGACCGGCATTATGA